The region TTCAATGGTAAATGTAAAAATATAAATAGAGGTCAGTAGATAAATTTATATAATATATTATCTTTGATACCAATAAAATCAATGATTTAATGGAATTATTCAAAGGACAAAACCTCATAGAGTTTGCTACACGCTTTAATTCGGATGAAAAGTGTATTGAATATTTAGCTCATATTAAATGGCAAGATGGATTTAGATGTGTTAAATGTGGTCATACCGGAAGTCAAGTAAGAAAGAATCATTCAAGAACGTGTAATAAGTGTAGTCATACTGAATCAGCAACAGCAAATACACTATTCCACAAAGTTAAATTTGGTGTTCAAAAGGCTTTTTTTATTTGCTTTGAAATGGCAACTACAACCAAAAGTTTATCTGCAAGTTATGTTGGAGAACGCTTTGGGGTTACTGAGAAAACAGCTCGACTGTTTATGCATAAAGTACGGGAAGCGATGAAGTCAAGCGGTAATAACCCAATGAGTGGAAATGTACATATTGATGAGTTTGTAATTGGTGGAAAGGAAGAGGGAAAAGTTGGACGTAGTTACCATATTAAGAAAAAGAAGGTTATATGTGCTGTAGAGCTTACTGATGATGGTAAGGTTAAACGCATGTACTCGATGAAAATAGACAACTACTCATCGAAAGAGCTAGAAAAAATGTTCGATGCGCATATTTCTCAACAGGCAAAGGTAACAACAGATCAATGGAAGGGCTACCGTCCACTCATGTCAAGCTATGATATAAGACAAATCGAGAGTGACAGAGGTTCCAACTTCAAGGCTTTGCACACAATGATTCATCAAGTTAAATCTTGGATAAGAACCACTTACTCATGGGTTAGCACTCACAATATCAACAGGTATCTTGACGAGTTTTGCTACCGACTTAATCGTTCTCAAATGAAAAAGAATATTTTCAATAATTTGGTACGCAGGATGGTTATTGCTGATAAAGTAAAGCAAGCAGATTTAATATGCAGTTAAATACTGACCTCTAAATATAAATATCCAACAACTAATATAATAATATGTAGGTTTAATTTAAATTATCGGGCTTAATGGCTTTACTGATGG is a window of Salinivirga cyanobacteriivorans DNA encoding:
- a CDS encoding IS1595-like element ISUnb1 family transposase, whose protein sequence is MELFKGQNLIEFATRFNSDEKCIEYLAHIKWQDGFRCVKCGHTGSQVRKNHSRTCNKCSHTESATANTLFHKVKFGVQKAFFICFEMATTTKSLSASYVGERFGVTEKTARLFMHKVREAMKSSGNNPMSGNVHIDEFVIGGKEEGKVGRSYHIKKKKVICAVELTDDGKVKRMYSMKIDNYSSKELEKMFDAHISQQAKVTTDQWKGYRPLMSSYDIRQIESDRGSNFKALHTMIHQVKSWIRTTYSWVSTHNINRYLDEFCYRLNRSQMKKNIFNNLVRRMVIADKVKQADLICS